A window of the Streptomyces sp. JB150 genome harbors these coding sequences:
- a CDS encoding ROK family transcriptional regulator, which translates to MAGLTGGDPSLLRRINSAVVLHALRATDCATLTEITRVTGLSRPTVEGVVEGLIEAGLVVEKAAEEGTARRQGRPARRFRFRAEAGHLLGLEIGPHRVAALLSDLDGKVLGAQAKDISETAPADERLERLRSVVAELLRRAGVARGSLRAVGVATPGIVEADGTIRLGTALPEWTGLRLGERLGRSFKCPVLVENDANAAAVAEHWKGAATESDDMVFVLAGLSPGAGSLIGGRLHRGYGGAAGEIGALHLLGREATPETLLSTTDEPLHPLDEQQVAEVFARAREGDRRARAAVDRFIQRLVHDVAALVLALDPELVVVGGWAAGLDGVLEPLRHELARYCLRPPKVALSLLGEAAVAMGALRLALDHVEEQLFAVEGTVTARR; encoded by the coding sequence TTGGCGGGGCTGACCGGCGGGGATCCCTCGCTGCTGCGAAGGATCAATTCCGCGGTGGTGCTGCACGCGCTGCGTGCCACGGACTGCGCGACACTGACCGAGATCACCCGGGTCACCGGCCTGTCCCGGCCGACCGTCGAGGGCGTCGTCGAAGGGCTCATCGAGGCCGGTCTCGTGGTCGAGAAGGCCGCCGAGGAAGGCACGGCCCGGCGGCAGGGGCGGCCCGCGCGGCGGTTCCGGTTCCGGGCCGAGGCCGGTCATCTGCTGGGCCTGGAGATCGGGCCGCACCGGGTCGCCGCGCTCCTGTCCGACCTGGACGGCAAGGTGCTCGGCGCGCAGGCCAAGGACATCTCCGAGACGGCGCCGGCGGACGAGCGGCTGGAGCGGCTGCGCTCGGTCGTCGCCGAGCTGCTGCGCCGGGCCGGGGTCGCGCGCGGTTCGCTGCGCGCGGTCGGCGTGGCCACGCCGGGGATCGTCGAGGCGGACGGCACGATCCGGCTGGGCACGGCGCTGCCGGAGTGGACGGGGCTGCGGCTGGGCGAGCGGCTGGGCCGGTCGTTCAAGTGCCCGGTGCTGGTGGAGAACGACGCCAACGCGGCGGCCGTCGCCGAGCACTGGAAGGGTGCCGCCACCGAGTCCGACGACATGGTGTTCGTGCTGGCGGGGCTCAGTCCGGGCGCCGGTTCGCTGATCGGCGGGCGGCTGCACCGCGGGTACGGCGGCGCGGCCGGGGAGATCGGCGCGCTGCATCTGCTGGGCCGGGAGGCGACGCCGGAGACGCTGCTGTCCACCACGGACGAGCCGCTGCATCCGCTGGACGAGCAGCAGGTCGCCGAGGTGTTCGCGCGTGCCCGCGAGGGTGACCGGCGTGCCCGCGCGGCGGTCGACCGGTTCATCCAGCGCCTGGTGCACGACGTGGCCGCGCTGGTCCTGGCGCTCGATCCGGAGCTGGTGGTGGTCGGCGGCTGGGCGGCGGGCCTGGACGGCGTGCTCGAGCCGCTGCGCCACGAGCTGGCCCGTTACTGCCTGCGCCCGCCGAAGGTCGCCCTGTCCCTCCTCGGCGAGGCCGCCGTCGCCATGGGCGCCCTCCGCCTCGCCCTCGACCACGTCGAGGAACAGCTCTTCGCGGTCGAGGGCACGGTGACGGCCCGGCGCTGA
- a CDS encoding GntR family transcriptional regulator: MGTTQLESVPEPKYWHLKTVLTEALDSEFSVGEILPNERELAARFGVARATLRQALEQLELEGRLQRRRGVGTTVAPPRVGVAVGTEQHAWPGAPGDDAWQAVDCVTAAPPASVADALETGRDEVVHTIRRIRMSHGQPVAAELLHIPASSVPDLTGIDAPSGPARARAVLRELHRLELERRDSAVELGSARADDARELDRLPGAPVLVVTTRYIAGGRTAALAVSTYRADTCRLTFGDSGAVEIHDSPERRAS, translated from the coding sequence GTGGGGACCACGCAGCTGGAATCGGTGCCGGAACCGAAGTACTGGCATCTCAAGACCGTGCTCACCGAGGCACTGGACTCCGAGTTCTCCGTCGGCGAGATCCTGCCCAACGAGCGGGAGCTCGCCGCCCGGTTCGGCGTCGCCCGCGCGACCCTCCGCCAGGCCCTGGAACAGCTCGAACTGGAAGGCCGGCTGCAGCGCCGCCGCGGGGTCGGCACGACCGTGGCACCGCCGCGCGTCGGGGTCGCCGTCGGCACCGAGCAGCACGCCTGGCCCGGCGCGCCGGGGGACGACGCCTGGCAGGCCGTCGACTGCGTCACGGCCGCCCCGCCCGCCTCGGTCGCCGACGCCCTGGAGACCGGCCGCGACGAGGTCGTGCACACCATCCGTCGCATCCGGATGAGCCACGGCCAGCCGGTCGCTGCGGAACTGCTCCACATCCCGGCCTCGTCGGTCCCCGACCTCACCGGCATCGACGCCCCGTCCGGCCCGGCCCGCGCGCGTGCGGTCCTGCGCGAACTGCACCGGCTGGAGCTGGAACGGCGCGACAGCGCGGTGGAGCTGGGCTCGGCCCGCGCGGACGACGCCAGGGAACTCGACCGCCTCCCCGGCGCCCCCGTCCTCGTCGTCACCACCCGCTACATCGCCGGCGGCCGCACCGCCGCCCTCGCCGTGTCCACCTACCGCGCCGACACCTGTCGCCTCACCTTCGGCGACTCCGGCGCGGTCGAGATCCACGACAGCCCGGAGCGCCGGGCTTCCTGA
- a CDS encoding RNA polymerase sigma-70 factor — translation MTTDTATDVFEQHRPLLLGVAYRMLGRVADAEDVVQDTWLRWAGADRGAVRETRAYLVRVTTRLAIDRLRQIKARGETYVGPWLPEPYVTAYEDTVPDAAERAVLADSVSLAVLVVLESLSPLERAVFVLREAFGYPYADIAALLDRGEPAVRQMAARARKHVDERRPRYDVDPAQRRDLTERFLTAAAEGDLSGLLTLLAPDVRLVGDSGGKSRAPLRVIESADKVGRFLIGAAQQGGPVSFRLTEINGGPAVVVLDGDRIDSVLQLDVLDGHVQSVYIIRNPDKLRSLAAGD, via the coding sequence GTGACCACCGATACCGCCACCGACGTCTTCGAACAGCACCGCCCCCTCCTCCTGGGGGTCGCCTACCGCATGCTCGGCCGCGTGGCCGACGCGGAGGACGTGGTCCAGGACACCTGGCTGCGCTGGGCCGGCGCCGACCGCGGCGCGGTGCGCGAAACGCGCGCCTACCTGGTACGCGTCACCACCCGCCTCGCCATCGACCGGCTCCGCCAGATCAAGGCACGCGGCGAGACCTACGTCGGCCCCTGGCTGCCCGAGCCGTACGTCACCGCCTACGAGGACACCGTTCCGGACGCCGCCGAACGCGCCGTCCTCGCCGACTCGGTCTCCCTGGCCGTCCTCGTCGTCCTGGAATCGCTGTCCCCCCTGGAACGCGCGGTCTTCGTGCTCCGGGAGGCGTTCGGCTACCCGTACGCCGACATCGCCGCCCTCCTCGACCGCGGGGAACCGGCCGTACGGCAGATGGCCGCCCGCGCCCGCAAGCATGTCGACGAACGCCGGCCCCGCTACGACGTCGACCCCGCCCAGCGCCGCGACCTCACCGAACGCTTCCTCACCGCCGCCGCCGAAGGCGACCTCAGCGGACTGCTGACGCTGCTCGCGCCGGACGTCCGGCTCGTCGGCGACAGCGGCGGCAAGTCGCGGGCGCCCCTGCGGGTCATCGAGAGCGCCGACAAGGTGGGCCGCTTCCTCATCGGCGCCGCCCAGCAGGGCGGTCCGGTCTCCTTCCGGCTCACCGAGATCAACGGCGGCCCGGCGGTCGTGGTACTGGACGGCGACCGGATCGACTCGGTCCTCCAGCTGGACGTCCTGGACGGACACGTCCAGTCCGTCTACATCATCCGAAACCCCGACAAGCTGCGCTCCCTGGCGGCCGGCGACTGA
- a CDS encoding alpha/beta fold hydrolase, which translates to MSATVSFQVPTPSGPRPMTVSYAREGDGEPLLLLHGIGHHRQAWDPVIPVLAKERDVIAVDLPGFGASPALPDGLAHDLPTMTAVLTALCAALELERPHVAGNSLGGLLALELGRAGVVRSVTALSPAGFWSDAERRYAFGVLTAMREIARRTPPSVVERLAPSAAGRTLLTSTIYARPARRAPEAVVAETRALATARGFAETLRSGRTVRFTEDVPGLPVTVAWGTRDRLLVPRQGVRAKTVIPRARLVRLPGCGHVPMNDDPALVARVLLDGSR; encoded by the coding sequence ATGTCCGCCACCGTCTCCTTCCAGGTCCCCACGCCCTCCGGGCCGCGGCCGATGACCGTGTCCTACGCGCGCGAGGGCGACGGCGAGCCGTTGCTGCTGCTGCACGGCATAGGTCACCACCGGCAGGCCTGGGACCCGGTGATCCCCGTGCTGGCCAAGGAGCGGGACGTGATCGCCGTCGACCTGCCCGGGTTCGGCGCGTCCCCGGCGCTCCCCGACGGGCTGGCGCACGACCTGCCGACGATGACCGCTGTGCTCACGGCGCTGTGTGCCGCGCTGGAGCTGGAGCGGCCGCATGTGGCGGGCAACTCGCTGGGCGGGCTGCTGGCGCTGGAGCTGGGCCGCGCGGGGGTGGTCCGTTCGGTCACCGCCCTGTCCCCGGCCGGTTTCTGGTCCGACGCGGAACGGCGTTACGCCTTCGGCGTGCTCACGGCGATGCGGGAGATCGCCCGGCGCACTCCCCCGTCGGTGGTGGAGCGGCTGGCGCCGTCCGCGGCCGGCCGGACGCTGCTGACGAGCACCATCTACGCCCGCCCGGCCCGGCGCGCGCCCGAGGCCGTGGTCGCCGAGACGCGCGCGCTGGCCACCGCGCGCGGGTTCGCCGAGACCCTGCGCTCGGGGCGGACCGTGCGGTTCACCGAGGACGTGCCGGGGCTGCCGGTCACCGTGGCCTGGGGCACCCGGGACCGGCTGCTGGTGCCCCGTCAGGGCGTCCGCGCCAAGACCGTCATCCCGCGCGCCCGGCTGGTGCGGCTGCCCGGCTGCGGTCACGTCCCGATGAACGACGACCCGGCGCTGGTGGCGCGCGTGCTGCTCGACGGCAGCCGCTGA
- a CDS encoding DMT family transporter: protein MNATTRGCLLAALACVLVGGSFTANSLLGDYPYAGGQFLRYGLACLLLIPLAGPGAAARLRALTARQWARLALLAAVGMVGFNLAVLAAERTAEPAVPGVFVGCAPVVVAVVVPLLDGRRPRRAVLYGAFMVAAGAFAVQGWGRTGTAGLVWSAGALAGEVGFAVLAMPVLRPLGPRLLSATVCAVAAAESAAAGLLLDGTAWLRRPDATETAALLWQGVIVTVVGFVCWYMGMQRIGAERATLFSGLIPVAAACTAPLVGTGSYGLAQAAGSALVGAGVALGSGALNRSPRRRSRPAPGAPGAHGAHDGHGTHHVPEAPAVPEPPDAPGVREGARSLARKQR from the coding sequence ATGAACGCCACCACCCGCGGCTGTCTCCTCGCCGCGCTCGCCTGCGTCCTCGTCGGAGGATCCTTCACCGCCAACAGCCTCCTCGGCGACTACCCGTACGCGGGCGGCCAGTTCCTGCGTTACGGCCTCGCCTGCCTGCTGCTGATCCCGCTCGCCGGACCGGGCGCCGCCGCCCGGCTGCGCGCCCTCACCGCCCGGCAGTGGGCGCGGCTCGCGCTGCTCGCGGCCGTCGGCATGGTCGGCTTCAACCTGGCGGTCCTGGCCGCGGAGCGCACCGCGGAACCGGCGGTGCCGGGTGTCTTCGTGGGCTGCGCCCCGGTCGTCGTCGCCGTCGTCGTCCCGCTCCTGGACGGGCGGCGGCCCCGCCGCGCCGTGCTGTACGGGGCCTTCATGGTCGCCGCCGGCGCCTTCGCCGTGCAGGGCTGGGGCCGCACCGGCACGGCCGGACTCGTCTGGTCGGCGGGCGCGCTCGCCGGCGAGGTCGGCTTCGCGGTGCTCGCCATGCCCGTGCTGCGCCCGCTCGGCCCGCGCCTGCTGTCCGCCACCGTGTGCGCCGTGGCCGCGGCGGAGTCCGCGGCGGCCGGCCTCCTCCTGGACGGCACCGCCTGGCTGCGCCGTCCCGACGCCACCGAGACGGCCGCCCTGCTGTGGCAGGGGGTGATCGTCACCGTCGTCGGCTTCGTCTGCTGGTACATGGGCATGCAGCGGATCGGCGCCGAGCGCGCCACCCTCTTCTCCGGGCTCATCCCCGTGGCCGCCGCCTGCACCGCCCCCCTCGTCGGCACCGGCTCCTACGGCCTCGCCCAGGCCGCCGGCAGCGCCCTGGTCGGCGCCGGGGTCGCCCTGGGCTCCGGCGCGCTGAACCGGAGCCCGCGGCGGCGGTCACGTCCCGCGCCCGGCGCGCCCGGCGCTCACGGCGCACACGACGGTCACGGCACGCACCACGTGCCCGAGGCGCCCGCTGTTCCCGAGCCGCCTGACGCTCCCGGCGTGCGCGAGGGGGCGCGGTCGCTCGCGCGCAAGCAGAGGTGA
- a CDS encoding PLP-dependent aminotransferase family protein has product MTVSRTNSAAAHAGDGGASPDSRDGGAGRAVAWEVLLPAAAAPARSRGRALRAALREAVRSGRLAAGTRLPSSRDLAADLGVSRGLVTEAYEQLTAEGYLRSGRGAGTWVGDAVRAARPRVRDLAPRSAGARADFVPGTPDLSLFPRAAWAAAQRRVLAELPHHSLGYPDPRGLPRLRTALAELLARRRGVVADPERLVVVSGVTQATALLGFALRARGLRAVGVEDPGSPEHEGMYAAAGVTPVPLPLDGEGLAPGPLRASGVRAVMTTPAHQYPTGIAYSARRRAELLGWARSVDGIVLEDDYDGDFRYDRSPVGALQGLDPERVAYTGSVSKSLAPGLRLGWLLVPEWLAEEVVSRKQAMDLGHPSVDQAAFAHFVERGDYDRQLRRCQRAYRERRDVLVAALAEHFPGAEVSGIAAGLHVIATLPERYGPQDAFLARVAAAGVAVRPLSDCAHARPDGEGVADRAVRLVLGYAHLTPGRIREGVRLMAGAM; this is encoded by the coding sequence ATGACGGTGTCCCGGACCAATTCGGCTGCCGCGCACGCGGGGGACGGCGGCGCCTCCCCGGACAGCCGGGACGGCGGCGCCGGCCGTGCGGTCGCCTGGGAGGTGCTGCTGCCCGCCGCCGCCGCGCCGGCCCGGTCGCGGGGGCGGGCGCTGCGCGCGGCGCTGCGGGAGGCGGTGCGGTCGGGGCGGCTGGCGGCGGGCACGCGGCTGCCGTCGAGTCGGGATCTGGCCGCCGACCTTGGTGTGTCGCGCGGGCTGGTCACGGAGGCGTACGAGCAGCTGACGGCGGAGGGCTATCTGCGCAGCGGGCGGGGCGCGGGGACGTGGGTGGGGGACGCCGTACGGGCCGCCCGGCCACGGGTGCGCGACCTCGCGCCGCGCTCAGCGGGGGCGCGCGCCGACTTCGTGCCGGGCACGCCGGACCTGTCGCTGTTCCCGCGCGCGGCGTGGGCCGCGGCGCAGCGGCGGGTGCTGGCCGAGCTGCCGCACCACTCCCTCGGCTATCCGGATCCGCGCGGTCTGCCCCGGCTGCGCACCGCCCTGGCGGAACTGCTGGCCCGGCGACGGGGCGTGGTCGCGGACCCGGAGCGGCTCGTGGTGGTGTCCGGGGTGACGCAGGCGACCGCGCTGCTCGGCTTCGCGCTTCGGGCGCGCGGGCTGCGCGCGGTGGGCGTCGAGGATCCGGGCAGCCCTGAGCACGAGGGCATGTACGCCGCGGCCGGGGTCACGCCCGTGCCGCTGCCGCTGGACGGGGAGGGCCTCGCGCCCGGCCCGCTGCGGGCGTCGGGCGTGCGGGCGGTGATGACGACCCCGGCGCACCAGTACCCGACCGGCATCGCCTACTCGGCGCGGCGCCGCGCCGAACTCCTCGGCTGGGCGCGGTCGGTGGACGGGATCGTCCTGGAGGACGACTACGACGGCGACTTCCGCTACGACCGCTCCCCCGTCGGCGCGCTGCAGGGCCTCGACCCGGAGCGGGTGGCCTACACCGGCTCGGTGAGCAAGTCGCTCGCGCCCGGACTGCGGCTGGGCTGGCTGTTGGTGCCCGAGTGGCTGGCGGAGGAGGTGGTCAGCCGCAAGCAGGCGATGGATCTCGGCCATCCCAGCGTCGACCAGGCGGCGTTCGCGCACTTCGTGGAGCGCGGCGACTACGACCGTCAGCTGCGCCGCTGCCAGCGCGCCTACCGGGAGCGCCGCGACGTGCTCGTGGCCGCCCTGGCGGAGCACTTCCCCGGCGCGGAGGTGTCCGGGATCGCGGCGGGGCTGCACGTCATCGCCACGCTGCCGGAGCGGTACGGCCCGCAGGACGCCTTCCTCGCGCGCGTGGCCGCGGCGGGGGTCGCCGTCCGTCCGCTGTCGGACTGCGCGCACGCGCGGCCGGACGGCGAGGGCGTGGCGGACCGGGCGGTGCGGCTGGTGCTGGGGTACGCGCACCTGACGCCGGGGCGGATCCGGGAGGGCGTACGGCTGATGGCGGGGGCGATGTGA
- a CDS encoding alkaline phosphatase D family protein — MSQRPLPDRRSVLRGSLAASAALTLPAAGLGAAPALALSGRPRAGWGVQTGDVTTDSGLVWVRSDRPARMIVETSATESFRDPRRWHGPLLGADTDFTGTVRLRGLPPGEQIHYRVLLADPDDPRRTGEPVTGTFRTASVRRRDGVRFVWSGDLAGQGWGINPDLGGYRIYEAMAALDPDFFLCSGDNVYADGPIGETVTLPDGRIWRNVTTEEKSKVAETLAEFRGNFRYNLLDENLRAFNARVPSIIQWDDHEVTNNWYPGEILTDGRYTEKNVDVLAARARRAFSEYFPISTLRRPGGRVYRVQRHGPLLDVFVLDMRTYRNANSPGTQADDPQGILGREQLEWLKRELSRSRAVWKVIASDMPLGLVVPDTGDGRPNIEAVAQGDPGAPLGRELQIAELLRFVKHRRITGTVWLTADVHYTSAQHYQPSRAAFTDFEPFWEFVSGPLNAGAFPANALDGTFGPERVFVKAPARANVSPAEGYQFFGEVDIDGGSGELTVRLREQDGTALFTKVLQPGLVGQ, encoded by the coding sequence ATGTCCCAGCGCCCGCTCCCCGACCGCCGTAGCGTGCTGCGCGGCTCGCTCGCCGCGTCCGCCGCCCTGACCCTGCCCGCCGCCGGTCTCGGCGCGGCTCCCGCGCTCGCCCTGTCGGGGCGTCCGCGGGCGGGCTGGGGCGTGCAGACCGGTGACGTGACGACGGACTCGGGGCTGGTGTGGGTGCGCTCCGACCGGCCGGCCCGGATGATCGTCGAGACGTCCGCCACCGAGTCGTTCCGCGATCCGCGCCGATGGCACGGCCCGCTGCTGGGTGCGGACACCGACTTCACCGGCACCGTGCGGCTGCGCGGTCTGCCGCCCGGCGAGCAGATCCACTACCGCGTGCTGCTGGCCGACCCGGACGACCCGCGCCGTACCGGCGAGCCGGTCACCGGCACCTTCCGCACCGCGTCCGTGCGGCGCCGCGACGGGGTGCGGTTCGTCTGGTCGGGCGACCTGGCCGGCCAGGGCTGGGGCATCAACCCGGACCTCGGCGGCTACCGCATCTACGAGGCGATGGCCGCCCTGGACCCGGACTTCTTCCTGTGCTCCGGCGACAACGTCTACGCCGACGGCCCGATCGGCGAGACCGTGACCCTGCCCGACGGGCGGATCTGGCGGAACGTCACCACGGAGGAGAAGTCCAAGGTCGCCGAGACGCTGGCCGAGTTCCGCGGCAACTTCCGGTACAACCTGCTGGACGAGAACCTGCGCGCGTTCAACGCCCGGGTGCCCTCGATCATCCAGTGGGACGACCACGAGGTGACCAACAACTGGTATCCGGGCGAGATCCTCACGGACGGCCGGTACACGGAGAAGAACGTCGACGTGCTCGCCGCGCGGGCCCGGCGGGCGTTCTCGGAGTACTTCCCGATCTCCACGCTGCGCCGCCCCGGCGGCCGCGTCTACCGGGTGCAGCGGCACGGCCCGCTGCTGGACGTGTTCGTGCTGGACATGCGCACGTACCGCAACGCGAACTCGCCCGGCACGCAGGCCGACGACCCGCAGGGCATCCTCGGCCGGGAGCAGCTGGAGTGGCTGAAGAGGGAGCTGTCCCGGTCGCGCGCGGTGTGGAAGGTGATCGCCTCCGACATGCCGCTCGGCCTGGTCGTGCCGGACACCGGGGACGGCAGGCCGAACATCGAAGCCGTCGCGCAGGGCGACCCCGGTGCCCCGCTGGGCCGGGAACTGCAGATCGCGGAGCTGCTGCGGTTCGTCAAGCACCGGCGGATCACCGGCACGGTCTGGCTGACGGCCGACGTGCACTACACCTCGGCGCAGCACTACCAGCCGTCGCGGGCCGCGTTCACCGACTTCGAGCCGTTCTGGGAGTTCGTCTCCGGGCCGCTGAACGCCGGTGCCTTCCCGGCGAACGCGCTTGACGGCACGTTCGGTCCCGAGCGGGTCTTCGTGAAGGCACCGGCCCGGGCGAACGTGTCCCCCGCCGAGGGGTACCAGTTCTTCGGCGAGGTCGACATCGACGGGGGCAGCGGTGAACTGACGGTCCGGCTGCGGGAGCAGGACGGCACCGCGCTGTTCACGAAGGTGCTCCAGCCGGGTCTCGTCGGGCAGTAG
- a CDS encoding GNAT family N-acetyltransferase, with the protein MNRKTTDVTRAKNGRPVHHWRRDVVELAALFTAVAVADAVANLIGHGPDGPALLLISALVLLATAAFHTWWARRHGHAPPALDTGARPGSPERAGTGESPEDGQGTPEGVPGPSTLWRLRTTVRDEPGSLAALCTALAGHRVDILSLQTHPLGHGTVDEFLLRAPGTLPAGELTHAVALAGGSGTWIERADAHDLVDAPTRILGLATRTALDAAELPLALRQLLGRCTIRQLPAAPADGAQDAVPAEGVLEDTVLRLRAPEGSVITVERPYLPFTPTEFARARALVELDSRLGPRIPRGQDVLTLPEGDAITVRRAGTDDVAAAKEMHGRCSSRTLSLRYHGPVGDADRYLNHLLSPRYGRTLAVETPSRRIVALGHLLWDGDETEVALLVEDAWQRRGVGSQLLGRLVAMAAEAGCASVYAVTQASNTGMVAAMRGLGLPLDYQIEEGTLVITARLEPAAVSGRLTVGE; encoded by the coding sequence ATGAATCGGAAGACGACTGATGTGACACGCGCCAAGAACGGGCGTCCCGTGCACCACTGGCGGCGGGACGTGGTCGAACTCGCCGCCCTCTTCACCGCCGTGGCGGTCGCCGACGCCGTGGCCAACCTGATCGGGCACGGCCCCGACGGCCCGGCGCTGCTGCTGATCTCCGCTCTCGTGCTGCTCGCCACCGCGGCCTTCCACACCTGGTGGGCACGGCGCCACGGCCACGCGCCGCCGGCCCTGGATACCGGCGCCCGGCCCGGCTCCCCGGAGCGGGCCGGGACGGGCGAGAGCCCGGAGGACGGGCAGGGCACGCCCGAGGGCGTCCCCGGGCCGAGCACGCTGTGGCGGCTGCGGACGACCGTGCGGGACGAGCCGGGCTCGCTGGCCGCGCTGTGCACCGCACTGGCCGGCCACCGGGTGGACATCCTGAGCCTGCAGACGCATCCGCTGGGCCACGGCACGGTGGACGAGTTCCTGCTGCGCGCCCCCGGCACGCTCCCGGCCGGCGAGCTCACCCACGCGGTGGCGCTGGCCGGCGGCAGCGGCACCTGGATCGAGCGGGCCGACGCCCACGACCTGGTGGACGCCCCGACCCGGATCCTGGGCCTGGCCACCCGCACCGCCCTCGACGCGGCCGAACTGCCACTGGCACTGCGCCAGTTGCTGGGCCGCTGCACGATCCGCCAGCTGCCCGCCGCCCCGGCGGACGGCGCTCAGGACGCGGTCCCGGCGGAGGGCGTCCTCGAGGACACCGTGCTGCGACTGCGCGCCCCCGAGGGCTCCGTGATCACCGTGGAGCGCCCCTACCTGCCCTTCACCCCGACCGAGTTCGCGCGGGCGCGGGCGCTGGTGGAGCTGGACTCCCGGCTCGGACCGCGCATCCCGCGCGGCCAGGACGTGCTGACCCTGCCCGAGGGTGACGCGATCACCGTGCGCCGGGCCGGCACCGACGACGTGGCGGCCGCGAAGGAGATGCACGGGCGCTGCTCGTCGCGCACCCTCTCCCTGCGCTACCACGGGCCGGTCGGGGACGCCGACCGCTACCTCAACCATCTGCTCTCCCCGCGCTACGGCCGCACCCTCGCCGTGGAGACCCCCTCGAGGCGGATCGTCGCCCTCGGTCACCTGCTGTGGGACGGGGACGAAACGGAGGTGGCGCTGCTCGTGGAGGACGCCTGGCAGCGGCGCGGCGTCGGCTCACAGCTGCTGGGCCGCCTGGTGGCGATGGCCGCCGAGGCGGGCTGCGCCAGCGTGTACGCCGTCACCCAGGCGTCCAACACCGGCATGGTCGCCGCGATGCGCGGTCTGGGCCTGCCCCTCGACTACCAGATCGAGGAGGGCACCCTGGTGATCACGGCCCGGCTGGAGCCGGCCGCGGTGAGCGGCCGGCTGACCGTCGGCGAGTGA
- a CDS encoding PLP-dependent transferase — MESARTQTRTRTRALATEAVHAGRDDLAGLGLHVPPIDLSTTYPSADSRAEAARIDAFAATGAEPDGPPVYGRLGNPTVARFETALARLEGTEAAVAFASGMAALSAVLLVRASLGLRHVVAVRPLYGCSDHLLTAGLLGTEVTWTDPAGIAAALRPDTGLVLVESPANPTLAELDLRAVAHACGSVPLLVDNTFATPVLQRPVEHGARLVLHSATKYLGGHGDVLAGVVACDEEFAGRLRQVRFATGGVLHPLAGYLLLRGLATLPVRVRAASQTAAELARRLAADPRVERVHYPGIGGAMIAFETYGDPHAVIGAVRLVTPAVSLGSVDTLIQHPASISHRIVDADDRRGAGVSDRLLRLSVGLEDVDDLWADLDRALG; from the coding sequence ATGGAGTCAGCGCGCACACAGACACGCACCCGTACCCGGGCACTGGCCACCGAGGCCGTGCACGCCGGCCGCGACGACCTCGCCGGACTCGGCCTGCACGTTCCGCCGATCGACCTGTCGACCACCTACCCCTCCGCCGACAGCCGCGCCGAGGCCGCCCGCATCGACGCGTTCGCCGCGACCGGCGCCGAACCGGACGGCCCGCCCGTCTACGGCCGACTCGGCAACCCCACGGTCGCCCGCTTCGAGACCGCCCTCGCCCGCCTGGAGGGCACCGAGGCCGCCGTCGCGTTCGCCAGCGGCATGGCCGCGCTCAGCGCGGTCCTCCTGGTCCGGGCCTCCCTCGGCCTGCGGCACGTCGTCGCCGTACGTCCTCTGTACGGGTGCAGCGACCACCTGCTGACCGCCGGACTGCTCGGCACCGAGGTCACCTGGACCGACCCGGCCGGCATCGCGGCGGCGCTGCGCCCGGACACCGGGCTGGTCCTCGTCGAGTCCCCGGCCAACCCGACGCTCGCCGAACTCGACCTGCGGGCCGTCGCCCACGCCTGCGGTTCGGTGCCGCTGCTGGTCGACAACACCTTCGCCACGCCCGTGCTGCAGCGGCCCGTCGAGCACGGCGCGCGGCTGGTGCTGCACAGCGCCACCAAGTACCTCGGCGGCCACGGCGACGTGCTCGCCGGAGTGGTCGCCTGCGACGAGGAGTTCGCGGGCCGGCTGCGCCAGGTCAGGTTCGCCACCGGCGGGGTCCTGCACCCGCTCGCCGGGTACCTGCTGCTGCGCGGCCTGGCCACCCTGCCGGTCCGGGTGCGGGCCGCGTCGCAGACCGCCGCCGAACTCGCCCGCCGCCTGGCCGCCGACCCGCGGGTGGAGCGGGTGCACTATCCGGGCATCGGCGGCGCGATGATCGCCTTCGAGACGTACGGCGATCCGCACGCCGTCATCGGCGCTGTCCGGCTGGTCACCCCGGCCGTCAGCCTCGGCAGCGTCGACACCCTCATCCAGCACCCGGCGTCCATCAGCCACCGCATCGTCGACGCCGACGACCGCCGGGGCGCCGGAGTCAGCGACCGGCTGCTGCGGCTGTCAGTGGGCCTGGAGGACGTCGACGACCTGTGGGCCGACCTGGACCGGGCCCTGGGGTGA
- a CDS encoding Lrp/AsnC family transcriptional regulator → MAESVVLDPVDLHLLRLLQNDARTTYRDLAAQVGVAPSTCLDRVTRLRRAGVILGHQLRLDPAKLGRGLEALLSVQVRPHRRELVGPFVERIRALPESRTVFHLTGPDDYLVHVAVTDMTDLQRLVLDEFTARREVARVETRLIFQQWDCGPLLPPSPSAQTG, encoded by the coding sequence ATGGCGGAATCTGTCGTACTGGATCCGGTGGATCTCCATCTGCTGCGGCTGTTGCAGAACGACGCCCGGACCACCTACCGGGATCTCGCCGCGCAGGTCGGGGTCGCGCCGTCGACCTGTCTGGACCGGGTGACCCGGCTGCGCCGCGCGGGCGTGATCCTCGGGCACCAGCTGCGGCTGGACCCGGCCAAGCTGGGGCGCGGCCTGGAGGCCCTGCTGTCGGTGCAGGTCAGGCCGCACCGGCGGGAACTGGTCGGGCCGTTCGTGGAACGCATCCGGGCGCTGCCGGAGTCGCGGACCGTCTTCCATCTCACCGGCCCGGACGACTATCTCGTGCATGTCGCGGTCACCGACATGACGGACCTGCAACGGCTGGTCCTGGACGAGTTCACGGCCCGCCGCGAGGTGGCCCGGGTGGAGACCCGGCTGATCTTCCAGCAGTGGGACTGCGGTCCCCTGCTGCCGCCTTCGCCGTCGGCGCAAACCGGGTGA